A segment of the Syntrophales bacterium genome:
GGGGGAATTCGAAAAAATGTGATTTTAAGACAAATTTAACCCCTTGATTTAAGGTCTGATTTCCCGTAACTCGTTAAGAACAGGCCACGAAGTAAATTCCATCTATTTCCGTCTATTCTATCTGTTTCCCTTCTTTTCTGTGGAGTTTATCACACGGTTATCACATCGAAAAACGGAGTATCAGTCCGTGTGTTGTTTCGTTATTTTTGCGCCGCTAAAATACCCATCTTGCCATCAACTATTTTTCAGTTTTTGACTTCACCTACCTGTTCAATGGTGGACAGTTGTCAGAATTGCGGATTACGGATGGAAAGAGTGTAACACCTGCAATGGCAGCCGGTATTGCAGATCATGTGTGGACGTTAGAGGAGATTATAGGCTTATTACTCAAATAAAAATGGCGGGACAAAATGCCCCCGCCATTCTGATACAATTGGTGTTTAAATACCAAAAACTGCTTGGAAGTTCTCAACGCATACACTCGGTTTTGCTGCTCTGTTCTGCTTCTCAAGTTTCACTATCCCATAGATTTCCATCGTTTTAAGGGTTCTTGAAAGATTGCTCACCCTTCTTCCTGAGGCATCAGACAACTCCCTCAACGAGTTTGGTTCCTCCTCTTTAATAATCTTAAGGAGTTCCCTGTTTTTGGTACTCAGGACTTGAGCCATTGATTCAAGTGAATCAAACCAAACCTTGGGTTGGTCTTCGCCTGGTTTGATCTCTCCCCCTGCGATTGCCATTGTATATTTTTTGAAATCGTCTCGTGACATAATCCCGATTTTCATTTCTCTTGCCATAACATACACCTCGTTTTTTCAAATAAATTCCTGCACCGTATTCCAAAAGTCACCTATTAGTTGCGGGGCTGAATCAAATTCATAAGAATATGTTTTATTTCGTT
Coding sequences within it:
- a CDS encoding transcriptional regulator, whose translation is MAREMKIGIMSRDDFKKYTMAIAGGEIKPGEDQPKVWFDSLESMAQVLSTKNRELLKIIKEEEPNSLRELSDASGRRVSNLSRTLKTMEIYGIVKLEKQNRAAKPSVCVENFQAVFGI